GAAATCGTCGCCCAGCCGGAAGACGACCTCAAGTTCCGGCACGACGCCTACCGTCGCGCCAATGCGCTGCTCACCGAGATGTTCAACGAGGACCGCCAGCGACCGATTGACAGCTGGCCTGAACATCACCGAAACGAGACGGAAAAAAGCGACGGCTAGGGGCTGGTGCGGCCTGTCTGAAACATCTGTGGCGAGGGGATTTATCCCCGCTGGGCTGCGAAGCAGCCCTAAATAAGTGAACCTATCTTCCAGGCACACCGAGTTACATGGTTTGGGGGCCGCTGCGCAGCCCAGCGGGGATAAATCCCCTCGCCACGGGTGTCAACTTTGCGAGCGCAATCGGCGCCGGCGCGCGTCTTCAGTGAACCAACCCGTCCAACTCGGCCAGCATCTGCGCCGGGATCTTCAGTTCGCTCGCCGAGAGGTTTTCCCGCAGATGCGCCACGGATGACGTACCGGGAATCAGCAGGATGTTCGGCGCACGTTGCAGCAACCACGCCAGCGCGACGCACAACGGTGACGCCTCCAGGCGCGCCGCTACGCTCGACAGGGTTTGCGACTGCAGCGGCGTAAACCCACCCAATGGGAAAAACGGCACGTAGGCGATGCCTTGCTTGCCCAACTCGGCGATCAGTTGTTCGTCGTCACGATGGGTCAGGTTGTAGTGGTTCTGCACACAGGCCACCTTCGCGATGCCCTGGGCCTGCTTGACCTGGGACGCCGTGACGTTGCTCAGGCCCAGATGCCGGATCAAGCCCTGGCGCTGCAATTCGGCCAGTGCCGAGAATTGTTCCTCGATGTCGTCATCGGCGGGTGCATGCAGATTGCCCCAGGCGCGCAGGTTGACCACTTCCAACACATCCACGCCGAGGTTGCGTAAGTTGTCATGGACGGCGCGGGTCAACTCGGCCGGGCTGTGGGCCGGGTTCCACGACGCATCTGCACCGCGCACGGCGCCAACCTTGGTCACGATGACCAGATTCTCGGCGTAAGGGTGCAACGCTTCACGAATCAACCGGTTAGTGACATGGGGCCCGTAGAAGTCGGCGGTGTCGATATGGTTGACGCCCGCCGCCACCGCTTCGCGCAGCACGGCGATGGCCGCTGCCGGATCCTTGGGCGGCCCGAAGACCTGGGGCCCCGCCAGTTGCATCGCGCCATAGCCCATGCGCTTGACCGCACGATCGCCCAGTTGAAAAGTCCCTGCGGTGTCTGCCCTGCTCATCTCGTACCCCTTGGATTAAATGTGCCTGGGCCGACTATAGGCGTTGACCACTCCACTGATAATCGGGTGCAATCCGAACGGGTTGTACGGCGGAGAGAACAATGGCGACGGATATCCAGGACTTGCTGTCCTTTGTGGCGGTGGTAAATGCGGGTGGGTTTCGTGAAGGCGCGCGGCTCAGCGGCAAATCCGCGTCCAGCCTCAGCGATGCTGTACGCCGCATCGAAAGCCGCCTTGGCGTGCGCCTGCTCAACCGCACCACCCGCAGCGTGGTGCCGACCGAGGCCGGGGCGCGGTTGATGGAACGCATCGTGCCGGCCCTGGGCGAAGTCGAATCGGCGCTGGACGTGGTCAACGATTTTCGCGACCGCCCCTCAGGCACCCTCAGGCTGAACGTGCCGGTCAGCGCCGCCCGGCTGGTGCTGCCCGCGATCATCGCGCCGTTCTTGAAAAGCTACCCCGACATCAGACTGGAAGTGGTCACCGAGGAGAGTTTCGTCGACATGCTCGCGGCCGGGTGTGACGCCGGCATTCGCTACGACGAACGCCTTGAGCAGGACATGATCGCCATCCCCATCGGCCCGCGCTTGCAGCGCTTCGCCACCGCCGCCTCGCCGGCATACCTCGACGCCCGGGGCCGGCCCGAGCACCCGCGGGATCTGCTTCGGCACGCGTGCCTGGCCGGCAAGTTTCCCAGCGGGGCCATGCCGCTCTGGGAGTATGAACGTGACGGGGAAACCATCAGCGTCGAGCCGAACGGCCCGTTGATCGTGCGCATCGGCGGCGCCATGGACCTGGCGGTACAAGCGGCCATCGACGGCCTGGGTGTTGTCCATTTGTTCGAGGATTGGCTGCGGCCGTACCTCGACAGCGGCGAACTCGAGCCGGTACTTGAACCATGGTGGCAGCGCTTTACCGGACCGTTCCTCTACTATCCCGGCCGCCGCTACCTGCCCTCGCCGCTACGGGCATTCGTGGACTTTATCAATCAGAACCGGGACGAAACGAACAACACCGTCCACTGTGGGAGCGAGCTTGCTCGCGATGGCGGCAGTACATTCAACATCTCTGCAAGCTGAACCACCGCTATCGCGAGCAAGCTCGCTCCCACAAAGGTTCTGCGCCGTGCCCGCGTCCAACAAACAACACTGCTCACTGTGGGAGCGAGCCTGCTCGCGAAGACGGTGGTTGATTCCCCCCACTGCCCGCTCGTCTCCCCGTCGCAAGGATTTTCGAACCAAGCATATCGCCACGGCTCGGACCTACATAACACCGCCGCAAGCCACCGTGCTGCGCTTCGACAAGCACGGTTTCGACGGCGGGATCATCAAGGTTCCTTTGCGCTTCGCTGCCGGGAGTTTTCGCTATGTGTGACGGTCTTGTTCAACACGTTTCTTCCAAGGACTCCCTGGCATATTTCGACCAGCGAGACACCTCCGGCGGTCATTTCGGGACAAGCCTGACGCCCGTGGAATTGTGCGTGGCCACGCCGCCGAAGACGCAGCCGCGACACGGCATGATCGAGCCAAACATGCAGGTCAGCGCCATCCGCCGTCGTGGTGGGCGCCTGGAGTGCATCAAGGTTCGCTGGGGCTGGTCGCCCATCTGGTCGGTGGGAACAATGCCTCCGCTGACGCACCTGCCGTTGCACCTGGTGATGCGCTCCAAGGTGTTCGACCAGATCAAGCGCGAGGGCCGCGTGCTGGTGGCGGTGGACGGCTGGTATGAATCGCCGGAACCGACCGCGCCTCACCCGGCACAGCGTCCTGCCTACGTGACCTCCCGGCAATCGACTCCGATCTTCATTGCCGCCCTGGCCCAGGCCTGCGAAAACCCCTTGGGCTGCGACGGCCTGGCCCTGGTGACCTATGGCGACATCGCCAGCCAGCAGCAGCGCCTGTTGGCGTTCAACGCAGAAGACGCTCTCGAATGGCTGGCGCCTGACCTGGGTTGGGAGCAGGCGCAGCAACTGATCGAGCGCATGAATGCCACGCCGCCGCACCTTGAATCGGGGGTGACCGTTCAACGCCCGGCCCAGGGCGGCCTTTGATCTGGAAGATGAAACCATGTACGTAATCATGGGTGCCACGGGCCACGTTGGATCGGCCACGGCCCGAGCCTTACTGGCGCCAGGGCATGCAGTGATTGTCATGACCCGCAACGCCAGCCACGCCACGGAATGGCACGCCAGGGGCGCTCAGATCGTCGAAGCGCATGCTGAAAACGTCGAGTCACTGCGCGCCGCCTTTCAACTTGGGCGCAGGGCGTTCATTCTCAACCCGTCGGCGGCCCCCAGTACCGATACCGATGTGGTGGAACGAGGTACCGTCGCCAATATCCTGTCCGCCCTTGATGGCTCGGGGCTTGAGAAAATCGTGGTGCAATCCACCGCTGGCGCCCAGCCCGGCGAACGTATCGGCGATCTCAGCGTCTTGTGGGAACTGGAAGAAGGCTTGCGCAACCAGCCTATCCCGGCGGCGATCAATCGCGGCGCCTATTACATGAGCAACTGGGACAGCCTGCTCGACACCGTCCGAGATACCGGCAAGCTCCCCACGCTATTTCCCGCCGACCTGGCCTTTCCCATGGTGGCGCCTCGGGACCTGGGCGAAGTGGCGGCCGCACGGATGCTATCGTCGATTGACGACGTTGGCGTGCGTCACGTGCAAGGACCTCGCCTGTATTCGCCCAACGACGTGGCGCAGGCTTTTTCCAAGGCCCTCGGCCGGCCGGTCGAGGTCCAGGTGATACCCAGGGACCAATGGGAAAGCGCCTTCCAGCGCCTCGGTTTCAGTCTCGCCGCGGCGCAATCCTATGCGCGCATGAGCGCCGTCAGCCTCGACAGCGGCTTCGATGTGGGCGATGACGCGGCCCTGCACGGCATCACGACGCTGGAGGTCTACATTGAGGCGCTGGTGCAGCGCAGCGGCCTGGGAGCACTGGGATAACGGAATGCAGGAACGTTGCAGCAATGGGCGCTAAACTGCCGCGGTCCTTTTTTCCAGCATGAGGTTTTGCATGAGCAACCCAGACATCACCTTCACCCCCGACCCGGATACAGACTCCATCTCCTCCGACGTCGCCGGCTTCGGCGGCCTGCTGGTTTCCACGCAAATCCCGACCCGCGCCGACGGCAGCCTGGAACTGGGCGACATCACGGCGCAAAGCGAGTGCACGTTGCAGGCGCTCAAGATTGCACTGGAACGTGCCGGCAGTTCCATGGACCGCGTGCTGCACCTGACCATCTACCTCACCGACATGGCTGACCGCGCAGCCTTCAACGAAGTCTACAAACGCTTCTTCGCCAAGCCCTGGCCCGTACGCGCGGCTGTCGGCGTGGCGGCGCTGGCGGTCGAGGGGATGCGGGTGGAAGTGACGGCGATGGCGGCGAAGGGCTGAACCGCACACCTCAGACAAGCGAGATGCTCTTGTGGCGAGGGGATTTATCCCCGCTGGGTGGCGAAGCCGCCCCAAAGAGGTGGATGGAGATAAGCCTGACACACCGAGGTGACTGCTATTGGGACTGCTGCGCAGTCCAGCGGGGCGGTGCGACGTTTCGCTAAATCCCCTCGCCACGGGTTCTGTGTTTACTCATCTTTTCAGCCTACAGAGGGCTGTGTTTATTCGGTTGTAGGATCCTTCGCGTTCGGGCTACGTCGTCTTGCGCCGTTACCTACAACTACGCCAGAATCCGCCGGCTTGCGCGCCTTGGGGCCGGGCTTTACTGTTGCTCGGTCGCTGAAAATCAGCGATCGGGTTTGGTAGCCCGGCTTCTACATGACGCACAGCTTCACTGTTTCAGTTGCCCTTGCGCATCTGTATCAATGGTGGCCATGCGTAGGGCGTCTTCGGGCGCGCCGGTGTTCATGTGGACCGGTCTACCAACCTTCGTATGGCCGCCACCCTTCGTTTGGTAGCGAGGGTGAAGGCTCCTCTGAATTCCACATGAGACCTTCATTATGTTCAAAGTAACCCCGAATCCTCCCGACACCGATCCAGCCGACGCGAAGGCATTCGACGAAGCCGCCGACCGCGCCCTCGATTACTACCTCAAGCCTAAACCCAGCAAACCAACACCCGACCCCAGTCAACTGTTCACCGTGATCAATGGCGTGGGCACCGAAGCCCTGCTCGCCAACCTCAGCGAAACCCTCGCCTCGGCCAACGCCATGATCAATGACCTGGCGTTCGACCTGGACGGCTCGCGACGACACGTTGCCCTGGGCATCCTGCAGTTGATCGAAATGGGCGCAATGCTGGCGAATCGCGCCCTGGACAACGTCGAAGCGCGCTAGCCGCCGCTGCACATCCCCTTTGTGGCGAGGGGATTCATCCCCGCTGGACTGCGCAGCAGTCCCAAGTTTTTTGCCAATGCATAAATTTTGGGGCGGCTTCGCCACCCAGCGGGGATAAATCCCCTCGCCACAAAGGGAGTTGCGTGCAATCCAGGGACAAATCCCCGCCTATACTTCTCTGCCAATCCCCCCGGGGCCTGCACTTCCAACAATAAAAAGCAGAGGTGGAACATGGTCTGGCAACAAGTCTACGATCCCTTCGGTAATGCGGTGCTGTCGACGTTCCTGGCGGCGGTTCCGGTGGTAGTGATGCTGGCGTCCCTGGCGTTCTTTCATGTCAAGGCGCACCTCGCGGCGCTGTACGCCCTGGCCTCGGCGTTGCTCATCGCGATTTTTGCCTTCGGCATGCCGGCCAACATGGCCGGTTCGGCGGCGCTTTACGGCGCGGCCAACGGGCTGCTGCCCATCGGCTGGATCGTGCTCAACATCATCTTCCTGCACCGGCTGACCACCGAGAACGGTTCGTTCAAGGTCCTGCAGGATTCCCTGGCGCGCATCACCGATGACCGCCGCTTGCAGTTGCTGTTGATCGCCTTTTGTTTTGGCGCGTTCTTCGAAGGCGCGGCGGGTTTCGGCACGCCGGTGGCGGTGACTGGCGCGATCCTGATCGGGCTGGGCTTTTCGCCGCTGGCCGCCTCTGGCCTGGCGTTGATCGCCAACACCGCCCCCGTGGCGTTCGGCGCCCTGGGCACGCCGATCATCACGCTGGCAAAAGTCACCGGACTGGATGAGATGGAGCTGTCGATGATGGTCGGTCGGCAACTGCCGTTCTTCTCGGTGATCGTGCCGTTCTGGCTGATCTGGGCGTTCGCCGGCTGGCGCAAGATGCTGGAGATCTGGCCGGCGATCCTGGTGGCCGGCGTCAGCTTCGCCATCCCGCAGTTTCTGGTGTCGAACTTCCACGGGCCGATGCTGGTGGACGTGATCGCCGCGCTCATTTCGATGGCCTGCCTCGCGGGTTTCCTGAAGGTGTGGAAACCGGCCACGGTGCACACTTCGGCGGCGCTGACGGGGCGGCACGATGACTCGAAGATCGACGCCAGCGAGCAACAGACGCCGGTGGCCAGCGCCGCGTTTTCCAATGACGCTCGACCCGCGGTGCTGCGCGCCTGGATGCCGTGGATCATCCTCACCGTATTCGTGTTCGCCTGGGGCACCCAGGGCTTCAAGAACATTTTCGACACCCGCCCGGCCATCGATCCGCAGACCCAATCGGTCAAGCTCGATCCACAAGGCAAGCCAATGCGCGAGGCGAATCCGATCTTCTCGCCGTTGCTGACCTTCGGCACCATCCATCAACAGATCGAAAAAGTCCCGCCGGTGGTGCCCCAGCCCAAAACCGAGGAAGCGGTCTACAAGTTCAACTGGTTCACCGCCACCGGCAGCGGCATCTTCCTGGCGGCGATCGTGGGGGGCTTGTTGATGGGCTATTCCATCCCGCAACTGGCGCGCCAATACCTTCGAACGCTGTGGGTGGTGCGCTATTCGCTGATCACCATCGTGGCGATGCTGGCGCTGGGTTTCCTCACGCGTTATTCGGGCCTGGACGCCACCATGGGCCTGGCGTTCGCCGCGACGGGCATTTTCTACCCGATGTTCGGCACGCTGCTGGGCTGGCTCGGCGTGGCACTGACCGGTTCGGACACGGCTTCCAACGTGCTGTTTGGCGGATTGCAGCGGGTCACGGCGGAACAACTGGGAATCAGCCCGGTGTTGATGGCTGCCGCGAACAGTTCAGGCGGGGTGATGGGCAAGATGGTCGACGCCCAGTCGATCGTGGTCGCTTCCACCGCAACCCGTTGGTACGGCCACGAAGGGGAAATCCTGCGCTATGTGTTTTTCCACTCGGTGGTGCTGGCGATCCTGGTGGGCGGGCTGGTGACGTTGCAGGCGTATGTAGCGCCGTTCAGTCACATGGTGGTGGGAGGACGTTGAATGGAGAAAGGCTCTTGTGGCGAGGGAGCAAGCTCCCTCGCCACGGGTAAGCGGACTTACCTGGTCGGTATTACTGAACGTTCTTCAGCTTGACCACATCACCGGACACCGAGGTGGTGTAGCCGGTCAGGACCCAGGCCCAGAACCAGTTTTCCTGGACTTGGGTGTTGATCATGGCGTCGCCGCCCTTGGCCTGGATCGCCGCGGTCTGGGCACGGACGAAACGGTTGTTCTGGCGGATCGGGATCACGCCGAACAGCAGCAGGCCGGTGGCCTTGGCTTCGCTGTGACCGACGACGGTGTATTGGCTGCTGTCGTACTGCTGGGTCTTCATCGGGGTGCCGGTGCAACCCGCCAGGACCAGGCCGAACAGTGCGCCGGCGACAACTTTGCTGATGTGGTTCATTTGAGGCTCCATGGATAAACGCCCGGGATCCATCTCTCGGGCGGCGCGTACTCTAACCGATCAGCAATAAAATGACACAACATCCTCTGCCCATTTCAGGGCTCGAAAGGCCCATGGCAGAGCCATTCGTCAGGTGCGCCTCCAGCGAAACAGACTCGCGTCGATAGCATGAAAACTACGCCACGGAAGGCAGTTTCTTGTCTTGACGACCGCCAGGTAACGGCCGGTCCCGTTGGAGGGTTTCATCATGATCGACGTAACAGTCTGGAGCGTTACCCTGCCGGTGCAAACGCCCGCGCAGGTCGTGGCGACCAAAGCCATGCCGAGTTTGAAAAACAAGTATTTCGACAATAACGGCCAGCGGATCGTCTTCTGGGCGCCCGTCACCGGCTCCCATACCGGTAACAGCAAATTCCCGCGTTCCGAACTGCGGGAAACCAGCAAGGATGGGAAGCATCGCAATTGGCGCTACAACAGCGGCACCAACACACTCAAGGGCGAACTGTCGGTCAACCAGGTGCCGTCGGAAGGCCGTGTGGTGGTGGCGCAGATTCACGCCAAGAATGCCCCGACGCCGTTGTTGAAACTGGTTTACCGCTACGAAAAGGGCACCGGCAACATTGACGTGGAATACCGGGTCAAGCCCAACGACAAAAAGAGCCCGGTGATCTACACCGTGCCCAAGGTGCCGTTGAACAAATCCTTCTCCTACACGTTGCAAATGGACAAGCAAGGCCAGCTCACGATGCTGATCGGCAGCAGCGGCAAACAGGTGAAGCTGGACAAGTCCTGGTACGGCTACGACTTCTATTTCAAGGCCGGCGTCTACACGCTGGACAACAAGGGTTATTCCAACGAAGGCGGGAAAGTGACCTACACCAAGCTGAGCGCCAGTCACAAGTGACTGACGCTCTTCCCACATTTACGCCTTGGACGGTGCCACGGCCGCTTGACGACCACTGAAGGTCAACAGGAAACCCACGAACACCACCAGCGCAAAACCGGCCGGGAACAGCCAGATGCTTTTCCAATCATGGCCGCCTTCCACCACGAAATGATCGGTCACCTGCCCCGCCACCCAGAAACCGATCAACATCCCCACGCCATAAGTCGCCAGGGTGATCAAGCCCTGGGCTGAGCTGCGCAGGTGTTTCGGCGCCTTGGCGTCGGTGTAGACCTGCCCCGAGACAAAAAAGAAGTCGTAGCAGATGCCGTGCAGGGCGATGCCGATGAACAACATGAACGCCAGCTCGCCGTTGTCGCCGTAGGCAAACAGCACGTAGCGCAACGCCCACGCCAACATCCCCACCAGTAGCGCCAACTTGATGCCGAAGCGCTGGATGAACAGCGGCAACAGCAACATGAACAGCACCTCGGACACCTGCCCGATGGCCATTTTCGCCGTCGGGTTGGTCATGCCGGTTTCGGCCAGGAAGGGATTGGCGTTCTGGTAATAAAACGCCAGGGGGATGCAGATCAGTATCGAGGCGATGAAGAACACCAGGTAGCTGCGATCCTTGAGCAGGCCCAACGCATCGAGCCCCAGGGATTGCTTGATGCCGCTCGCACTCGCCTGCTCCTTGAGCGGTGCCGTGGCGGGGAGCGTGAAACTGTAGAGCCCGAGGACCAGCGAGGCGATGGCCGCCATCAGGAAGGTGTTGCGCAAGCCACCGGATGTAATCGCCTCGCGCGAATCCCAGGCGAACACGAAGCTGATCACCACGCCCGCGGCGATCCAGCCAAGGGTGCCCCAGACCCGAATGCGTGAGAACTCCAGCGCCGGGTCGCGCATTTGCCGGAAGGCCACGGAATTGACCAGGGCCAGCGTCGGCATGTAGATCACCATGTAGGCCAGCACGAAGGGGTAGAACGCGCCGAAATCCACCGCCGAATAAAGCTGATACAGCAACACCGCGCCCACCAGGTGCAACACCGCCAGGATGCGCTCGGCGTTGAAGTAGCGGTCGGCGATCAGGCCGATCACGAACGGCGCGATGATCGCCCCCCAGGACTGGGTGGCGAAGGCCATGCCGACCTGCCCGCCACTGGCTTGCAGCGTGCTGGACAGGAACGTGCCGAGGGTGACGAACCAGCCACCCCAGATAAAGAACTGCAGGAACATCATCACGCTGAGGCGTGCGTTTATCGTGGTCATGGCTGTCACCGTCTTGTTGTTCTTGTGAAATTTGAAGCCTCGTTTAGAGCACTTTGTGGCGAGGGGATTTATCCCCGCTCGGTTGCGAAGCGACCGCAAAAATTTGGGGGGCGGCTGCGCAGCCCAGCGGGGCGGTGCGACGTTTCGCTAAATCCCCTCGCCACAAGGGTTACGTCATCGCATTGGGGGCAACCCCAACAACCGCCGGTTGGATGCCTCATCCGCCGTGACTCCGGCAAAATCATCGAACGCCTTGGCCGTCTTGTTGATCATGTGCCGCTGGATGAACGCCGCGCCCTCGGCCGCGCCCTGTTGCGAATCCTTCAGGCAGCACTCCCACTCCAGCACTGCCCAGCCATCAAAGCCGTATTGGGTCAGCTTGCTGAAAATCGCCTTGAAATCGATCTGCCCATCGCCGAGGGAACGGAACCGGCCCGGGCGATCCACCCAGCCCTGGTAGCCGCCATAGACACCGGAGCGGGCGTCGGGGCGAAACTCGGCGTCCTTGACGTGGAACATGCGGATGCGCGCGTGGTAGCGGTCGATGAAGCCCAGGTAATCCATCTGTTGCAGCAACAAGTGGCTGGGATCGTAGAGAATCGCGGCCCGTGGATGATGGTCGACCGCCTCGAGGAAGCGCTCGAACGAGGCGCCGTCGTGCAGGTCTTCGCCTGGGTGGATTTCGTAGCACAGGTCCACGCCCGCCGCATCGAAGCAATCGAGGATCGGCCGCCAGCGCCGGGCCAGTTCGGCAAAGCCTTGCTCGACCAGGCCCGAGGGGCGCTGCGGCCACGGGTAGATGTACGGCCACAGCAACGCACCGGAAAACGTCGCGTGGGCCTTGAGGCCCAGGCGCTGGCTGGCGCGGGCGGCCAGCTTCAGTTGCTCGATGGCCCACTCGGTACGCGCCTGGGGCTGGCCGCGCAGGTGGGCCGGGGCGAAGTCGTCAAACAACGCATCGAACGCCGGATGCACCGCCACCAATTGGCCTTGCAAGTGCGTCGACAATTCGCTGATCTCCACGCCGGCCGCGGTGCACGTGGCCTTGAGTTCGTCGCAATAGGCCTGGCTCTCGGCGGCCCGGGCCAGGTCGATGTAACGCGTGCCCAGGGTCGGCACCTGGATGGCTTTGTAGCCCTGCGAAGCGGCCCAGCGGGCGATGTTCGCCAAGCTGTCGAACGGCGCTTCATCGGACATGAACTGCGCCAGGAAAATCGCCGGCCCACGCAGGCCGCTCGGTGTCTGGTCGTGAGTCTTCACAGCTGCGATTCTCCGGTTTCCAGCGTGGTCCACTTTGCCTCGCCACGGTGATTGATGATGGCGGCCTCGATAAACGCCATGCCGCGCAAGCCGGTTTCGATGCCAGGTACGCCCGGCACATCAGGGCCTTCGACCTGGGCACGAATGGCCTGGGCGAAATCGCCGTAGAGGTTGGCCATCGCCTCCAGATAACCCTCCGGATGCCCCGCCGGCAGACGCATCCGCCGAGTCGCCGCTTCACACAGCCAAGGCTGGCCGACACCACTGCGCAGGACGCGCAGCGGTTGGTCGACGGCGCGATGGATCAGGCTCGCCGGTTCTTCCTGGCGCCACTCCAGCGCGCCTTTGTCGCCATAGACGCGGATCTTCAGCGGGTTCTCTTCACCGGTGCAGACCTGGCTGGCGAGCAACATGCCGCTGGCGCCGCCCTCCATCTTGAATAGCATCGCGGCGTCATCGTCCAACTGCCGGCCCGGAACATGGCTGCCCAACGCGGCGCATAGCTGCTGGATCGGTTGGTCCGCGACGAACTCGGCCAGGGAAAACGCGTGGGTGCCAATGTCGCCGATGCAACCACCCAAGCCAGACCGGGCCGGATCATCACGCCATTCGGCCTGCTTGTTGCCTTGGGCGGCGAGGTCCTGGCTGAGCCAGCCCTGGGGGTATTCGACGAACACTTTGCGCACCTGGCCGATCACGCCCGAACGCACCATTTCCCGGGCCTGCCAGACCATGGGATAGCCCAGGTAAGTGTGGGCCAGGCCGTAGAGGCAGCGACTGTCTTGCAGCACGTCCCTCAAGGCCAGCAACTCCTTGAGATTCAGCGCGGCGGGCTTCTCGCTGAATACGTGGAAGCCGGCCTTCAACGCCTGGCTGGCAATCGGCGCGTGGAGGTGATTGGGCGTGACGATCACCAGCAATTCC
This genomic interval from Pseudomonas alvandae contains the following:
- a CDS encoding Gfo/Idh/MocA family protein, with amino-acid sequence MNPVAPKIRMGFVGGGEGAFIGQAHRQAAGLDGGFELVCGAFSRDPHNNRQTGAALGLAASRCYHNWQQMLDDEALLPLDQRMELLVIVTPNHLHAPIASQALKAGFHVFSEKPAALNLKELLALRDVLQDSRCLYGLAHTYLGYPMVWQAREMVRSGVIGQVRKVFVEYPQGWLSQDLAAQGNKQAEWRDDPARSGLGGCIGDIGTHAFSLAEFVADQPIQQLCAALGSHVPGRQLDDDAAMLFKMEGGASGMLLASQVCTGEENPLKIRVYGDKGALEWRQEEPASLIHRAVDQPLRVLRSGVGQPWLCEAATRRMRLPAGHPEGYLEAMANLYGDFAQAIRAQVEGPDVPGVPGIETGLRGMAFIEAAIINHRGEAKWTTLETGESQL